From Hymenobacter sedentarius, a single genomic window includes:
- the dgt gene encoding dGTP triphosphohydrolase — translation MPEPMHWPRLLSQRRFPDQQLPPPSAAPVRGAFVQDYDRVVFSSAFRRLQRKTQVMPLPETDFVHTRLTHSLETAVVGRSLGRLAARHLLENDAALAQLLPNLDQDCGDIVAAACLAHDIGNPPFGHSGEDAISSYFASHAAAPYLDKLTPAEVADLQHFEGNAAGFRILTHTYAAHSTGTAGLGLTYATLGAFTKYPKPSLVPAEAKSGGASEKKYGHFQTENPRFRHVAAELGLIPKGDRALGFTHRHPLAFLVEAADDLCYRIIDFEDGLKLGLIDPQAGLGLLKKMLNDPAGRVGSVQWHDWREELGYVRARLIGKLVAESAALFAQHAPAILCGEYDQPLIKELGCWADLQEVQRLSIEKLYRSRPVLEIEAAGFEVLGGLLDAFLCAVFDEGQGHRSRKLLLLLPEQFRAEGHQAGVSAYEKILLLTDFVAGMTDQNALSLYKTIKGIELPKGF, via the coding sequence ATGCCCGAGCCCATGCACTGGCCGCGCCTGCTGTCGCAGCGCCGTTTTCCCGACCAGCAACTGCCCCCGCCCAGCGCCGCGCCCGTCCGCGGGGCCTTCGTGCAGGACTACGACCGGGTGGTGTTCAGCTCCGCCTTTCGGCGGCTGCAGCGCAAAACCCAGGTGATGCCCCTGCCCGAAACCGACTTCGTGCACACCCGCCTCACCCACTCCCTGGAAACCGCCGTGGTGGGCCGCTCGCTGGGCCGCCTCGCCGCCCGCCACCTGCTGGAAAACGATGCCGCCCTGGCCCAACTGCTGCCCAACCTCGACCAGGACTGCGGCGACATCGTGGCCGCCGCCTGCCTGGCCCACGACATCGGCAACCCGCCCTTCGGCCACTCCGGCGAAGACGCCATCAGCAGCTACTTTGCCAGCCACGCCGCCGCGCCGTACCTGGACAAGCTCACGCCCGCTGAAGTGGCCGACTTGCAGCACTTTGAAGGCAATGCGGCCGGCTTCCGCATCCTCACTCACACCTACGCCGCGCACAGCACCGGCACCGCCGGCCTGGGCCTCACCTACGCCACGCTCGGCGCCTTCACCAAATACCCCAAGCCCAGCCTCGTGCCGGCCGAAGCCAAATCGGGCGGAGCTTCCGAAAAGAAATACGGTCATTTCCAAACCGAAAATCCACGCTTCCGGCACGTGGCCGCCGAGTTGGGCTTGATTCCCAAAGGCGACCGCGCACTGGGCTTCACCCACCGCCACCCGCTGGCATTTCTGGTAGAGGCGGCCGATGACCTTTGCTATCGCATCATCGACTTTGAAGACGGCCTGAAACTGGGCCTGATTGATCCGCAAGCCGGGCTGGGCCTGCTGAAAAAGATGCTCAACGACCCGGCCGGCCGCGTGGGCAGTGTGCAGTGGCACGACTGGCGCGAGGAATTGGGCTATGTTCGCGCCCGCCTGATTGGCAAGCTGGTGGCCGAATCGGCGGCCTTGTTTGCACAACACGCCCCGGCCATCCTGTGTGGCGAATACGACCAGCCGCTTATCAAAGAACTGGGCTGTTGGGCTGATTTGCAGGAAGTGCAGCGGCTGAGCATCGAGAAGCTGTACCGCAGCCGCCCGGTGCTCGAAATTGAAGCCGCCGGCTTTGAAGTCCTCGGTGGCTTGCTGGATGCTTTTCTGTGTGCCGTGTTCGACGAGGGCCAAGGCCACCGCAGCCGCAAACTGCTGCTCCTGCTGCCCGAGCAGTTCCGCGCCGAAGGCCACCAAGCCGGCGTATCGGCTTATGAAAAGATTCTGTTGCTGACCGATTTTGTGGCGGGCATGACCGACCAGAATGCCTTGAGCCTGTACAAGACCATCAAGGGAATTGAGTTGCCGAAAGGGTTTTAG
- a CDS encoding glycosyltransferase family 2 protein encodes MALGLSVLIPVFNCDVNELVDSLLAQQTAWPGPVEILLFDDGSAENIRTLNRPLAHRPGVRYHELAHNVGRAAIRNRLAAAAQQEWLLLLDNDSLLPDARFLARYAAACHRAPVLIGGTCYTTLPPRTPLCTCAGTTAKPARPAPPRRASSSPTPSSPSTTRWCRPVF; translated from the coding sequence ATGGCACTCGGGCTGTCGGTATTAATTCCGGTTTTCAATTGCGACGTCAACGAATTGGTTGACTCCCTACTCGCGCAGCAAACGGCCTGGCCCGGCCCGGTCGAAATCCTTTTATTCGACGACGGTTCAGCCGAAAACATTCGCACGCTCAACCGCCCCTTAGCACACCGCCCCGGCGTACGCTACCACGAACTGGCGCACAACGTGGGCCGCGCCGCGATTCGCAACCGGCTGGCCGCCGCTGCGCAGCAAGAATGGCTGCTGCTGCTCGACAATGACAGCCTGCTGCCGGATGCCCGGTTTCTGGCCCGGTACGCCGCCGCCTGCCACCGCGCGCCCGTGCTCATCGGCGGCACCTGCTATACCACCCTCCCCCCACGGACCCCGCTTTGCACCTGCGCTGGTACTACGGCCAAGCCCGCGAGGCCCGCGCCTCCGCGGCGCGCCAGCAGCAGCCCCACACCCAGCTCACCATCAACAACGCGCTGGTGCAGGCCGGTATTTTAG
- a CDS encoding cell division ATP-binding protein FtsE, protein MVQTENVIELHDATIMQEQQAVLQGVSFSLEKGAFAYLVGRTGAGKSSLLKTLYADLPLQSGTGTVAGFALPKLSASKVPYLRRRLGIVFQDFQLLSDRTVAENLMFVLNATGWKGKAHKQQRISDVLTQVGLNGTANRMPHRLSGGEQQRVVIARAMLNEPVLLLADEPTGNLDPDVSASIMQLFGEINNAGTAILMATHNFQLIERYPHRVLTCKDGELLDSAKRV, encoded by the coding sequence GTGGTTCAGACAGAAAACGTTATTGAGCTGCACGATGCGACTATAATGCAGGAGCAGCAAGCGGTGCTGCAGGGAGTATCGTTTTCCCTCGAAAAAGGCGCGTTTGCGTATTTGGTCGGCCGCACGGGCGCGGGCAAGTCGTCGCTGCTCAAGACGCTGTATGCCGACCTGCCGCTGCAGAGCGGCACGGGCACCGTGGCCGGCTTTGCGCTACCTAAATTATCCGCCAGCAAGGTACCGTATCTGCGCCGCCGTCTGGGCATTGTATTTCAGGATTTCCAGTTGCTTTCGGACCGCACCGTGGCCGAAAACCTGATGTTTGTGCTCAACGCCACCGGCTGGAAAGGCAAGGCCCACAAGCAGCAGCGCATCAGCGACGTGCTCACCCAAGTGGGCCTCAACGGCACCGCCAACCGCATGCCCCACCGCCTCTCGGGGGGCGAGCAGCAACGCGTGGTCATTGCCCGCGCCATGCTGAATGAGCCGGTGTTATTGCTCGCCGATGAGCCCACCGGCAACCTCGACCCGGACGTGTCGGCCAGCATCATGCAGCTGTTTGGCGAAATTAATAATGCGGGCACGGCTATTTTAATGGCCACCCACAATTTTCAATTAATTGAGCGGTACCCGCACCGCGTGCTCACGTGCAAGGATGGCGAGCTGCTGGATTCGGCCAAACGCGTTTAA
- the guaA gene encoding glutamine-hydrolyzing GMP synthase — translation MERLIILDFGSQYTQLIARRIRELHVFCEIHPYTHAPNLVLTDDILGVILSGSPCSVREEGAPNPDLSHIQGHVPLLGVCYGAQLLAQQGGGEVTPATIREYGRARLSQLDEASPLLEGLHAESQVWMSHGDTIQTLPAGYDIIASTPEVAVAAFKIEGQDTYGIQFHPEVTHTTEGKQLLHNFVVNICQCAQSWTPDHFVDSAVQALQHTIGPDDQVILGLSGGVDSSVAALLLHRAIGPRLHGIFVDNGLLRQDEFATVLKAYEGLGLNVTGVNAAPEFYAALVGLTDPEAKRKAIGRTFIEVFDREAHKVEGAAWLAQGTIYPDVIESVSVKGPAVTIKSHHNVGGLPDDMNLKVVEPLRMLFKDEVREVGAALGLPGEILNRHPFPGPGLGIRILGDITPEKVDLLQRADNVFINLLKEHDLYSKVWQAGAMLLPIQSVGVMGDERTYEQVVALRAVTSVDGMTADWAHLPYEFLAEVSNKIINQVRGINRVVYDISSKPPATIEWE, via the coding sequence ATGGAACGACTTATCATTCTGGATTTCGGCTCGCAATACACGCAATTGATAGCCCGGCGCATCCGCGAGCTGCACGTGTTTTGCGAAATTCACCCCTATACCCACGCCCCGAACCTCGTTTTGACCGACGATATTCTGGGCGTTATTCTTTCCGGCTCGCCCTGCTCGGTGCGGGAAGAAGGCGCACCCAACCCCGACCTGAGCCACATTCAGGGCCACGTACCGCTGCTGGGCGTGTGCTACGGCGCGCAGCTGCTGGCCCAGCAGGGCGGGGGCGAGGTTACGCCGGCCACCATTCGCGAGTACGGCCGGGCCCGGCTTTCCCAATTGGACGAGGCCTCGCCGCTGCTCGAGGGCCTGCACGCCGAGTCGCAGGTTTGGATGTCGCACGGCGACACCATCCAAACCCTGCCGGCTGGCTATGACATCATCGCCAGCACACCAGAAGTGGCGGTGGCAGCCTTCAAAATCGAAGGCCAGGACACCTACGGCATCCAATTTCACCCCGAGGTAACGCACACCACCGAAGGCAAGCAACTGCTGCACAACTTCGTGGTCAATATCTGCCAGTGCGCCCAAAGCTGGACGCCCGACCACTTTGTGGATTCGGCCGTGCAAGCTCTGCAGCACACCATCGGCCCCGACGACCAGGTGATTCTGGGCCTCTCCGGCGGCGTCGATTCGAGCGTGGCCGCGCTGCTGCTGCACCGCGCCATTGGCCCCCGCCTCCACGGCATCTTCGTGGACAACGGCCTGCTTCGGCAGGACGAGTTTGCTACGGTGCTCAAGGCTTACGAAGGCCTGGGCCTGAACGTGACCGGCGTTAATGCCGCGCCCGAGTTCTACGCCGCCCTGGTGGGCCTCACCGACCCCGAAGCCAAGCGCAAGGCCATTGGCCGCACGTTTATTGAGGTATTCGACCGCGAAGCCCACAAAGTGGAAGGTGCCGCCTGGCTGGCCCAGGGCACCATTTACCCCGATGTCATTGAGTCGGTATCAGTGAAAGGGCCGGCCGTGACCATCAAAAGCCACCACAACGTGGGCGGCCTGCCCGACGACATGAACCTGAAAGTAGTGGAGCCCCTGCGCATGCTATTTAAGGATGAGGTGCGGGAAGTGGGCGCGGCCCTGGGCCTGCCCGGCGAGATACTGAACCGGCACCCGTTCCCCGGTCCCGGCCTGGGCATCCGGATTCTCGGCGACATCACCCCCGAAAAGGTAGACCTGCTGCAGCGCGCCGACAACGTATTCATCAACCTGCTGAAGGAGCACGACCTCTACTCCAAAGTGTGGCAGGCCGGCGCCATGCTGCTGCCCATCCAAAGTGTGGGCGTGATGGGCGACGAGCGTACCTACGAGCAGGTGGTAGCCCTGCGCGCCGTGACCAGCGTGGACGGCATGACCGCCGACTGGGCCCACCTGCCCTACGAGTTTCTGGCCGAGGTTTCCAATAAAATCATCAACCAAGTGCGCGGCATCAACCGCGTGGTGTATGATATTTCCTCCAAGCCCCCGGCAACGATTGAGTGGGAGTAG
- the fsa gene encoding fructose-6-phosphate aldolase → MKFFIDTANLNDIREAVELGILDGVTTNPSLMAKEGIRGMDSVMAHYRQICELVNGDVSAEVIATDFDGIIREGEELAELHPNIVVKVPMTKEGVKAIKYFSDKGIKTNCTLIFTAGQALLAAKAGATYVSPFVGRLDDIGHDGLQLVEQIVQIFSNYGYPTEVLAASVRHVPHLIQCAEIGADVVTCPLNVITALLHHPLTDKGLATFLADHKKVNS, encoded by the coding sequence ATGAAGTTCTTCATTGATACCGCCAACCTCAACGACATCCGCGAAGCAGTAGAGTTGGGCATCCTCGACGGCGTGACCACCAACCCCTCGCTTATGGCCAAGGAAGGCATCCGCGGCATGGACAGCGTGATGGCTCACTACCGCCAAATCTGCGAGCTGGTGAATGGCGACGTATCGGCTGAGGTTATCGCCACCGACTTCGACGGCATCATTCGCGAAGGCGAGGAGCTGGCCGAGCTGCACCCCAACATCGTGGTGAAAGTGCCGATGACCAAGGAGGGTGTGAAAGCCATCAAGTATTTCTCGGACAAAGGCATCAAAACCAACTGCACCCTGATTTTCACGGCCGGCCAGGCCCTACTTGCCGCCAAAGCCGGCGCGACCTACGTGTCGCCGTTCGTGGGCCGGCTCGACGACATCGGCCACGACGGCCTGCAGCTGGTGGAACAGATTGTGCAGATTTTCAGCAACTACGGCTACCCCACCGAAGTCCTGGCTGCCTCGGTGCGCCACGTGCCGCACCTAATTCAGTGCGCCGAAATTGGCGCCGACGTGGTGACCTGCCCGCTCAACGTCATCACCGCGCTGCTCCACCACCCGCTTACCGACAAAGGCCTGGCCACTTTCCTGGCCGACCACAAGAAGGTTAATTCGTAA
- a CDS encoding M1 family metallopeptidase, which translates to MQNRILFGLLALLPGLALAQPAKPAKTPRISSAPYFQQEVNYSIDVALDDKTHQLTGREELTYINNSPATLSFIWFHLWPNAYRDNSTAFAKQQLRNGKRKFQFAKAADRGFIDGLDFKVNGQPAKLEFDPKNPDMAKLVLPQRLAAGASATISTPFRVKIPASFSRFGHVGQSYQITQWYPKPAVYDRRGWHPMPYLDQGEFYSEYGSFDVTITLPANYTVGATGELQNPDERARMDALAAEAALKKTAKEFGKDLSFPASDAATKTLRYKQDRVHDFAWFADKRFNVLKGSVTLPSGRAVTSWVLFTNKEAEKWIKGLQDVNDALTYYSQWVGEYPYTAATAVDGALSAGSGMEYPMVTVTEPDAIVHEVGHNWFYGVLGSNERDFPWMDEGVNSYEQLRVEARENPQNGLLQGIYKNKRAASALGVEGLPGSALNQVPYQVMASRGLDQPVQGPTSAAFGQNNYGIIVYFKTAALLRYLAGYLGQEKFDAAMHAYYAKWQFKHPYPEDMEAVFEESTGQKLDWFFREMLTNTREYNADIFATQQIGDVVKVLVRTDSPVLWAVPVSTVDAQSKVLQTLWTPPFGNPEDDAEAQLDFRRENVAAVVVDAEYVTPELNRRDDRLLLGDGNFRRWEPVRLQPLVGVERWDRSFINWAPVLGANTSDKFMLGAAFYNNPLQIKKVQYLAMPMYSFNRNELNGIASLKLNVLPARGSRQVITGVLVQRFERYLKLEPSITVVLPHSAYDQPQHQVKIALTSVDDQDRGVNNITTVEYGVHAGNALQSWAAQVELNQLDNTSKGAEFSGTALLLRAEASYERYYSPEKRVSVRLFGGRFLNQTRDDVFFLGLSGSPDYRRQTAFLDRQQISHTVTAQLHQTDNRDGAFKAYVPATSGKWLSTLNLKADLPVTRLALFGDFGATAERQVVEGRPAQRLFYDAGVVVPVIRNVFELYLPVAGSQYQNGLPNSRQDFTDRIRFVLNLTEANPFRLLDQKLAQ; encoded by the coding sequence CCTCTGGCCCAACGCCTACCGCGACAACTCCACGGCCTTCGCCAAGCAGCAGCTGCGCAACGGCAAGCGCAAGTTTCAGTTTGCCAAAGCCGCCGACCGGGGCTTTATCGACGGGCTCGACTTTAAGGTAAACGGCCAGCCGGCCAAGCTGGAATTTGACCCCAAAAACCCCGACATGGCCAAGCTGGTGCTGCCCCAGCGGCTGGCGGCCGGGGCCAGCGCCACCATCAGCACGCCGTTTCGGGTGAAGATTCCGGCGTCGTTTTCGCGCTTTGGGCACGTGGGACAGAGCTATCAGATTACGCAGTGGTATCCCAAGCCCGCGGTGTACGACCGGCGCGGCTGGCACCCCATGCCGTACCTCGACCAGGGCGAATTTTATTCAGAATACGGCTCTTTCGACGTCACCATTACGCTGCCCGCCAACTACACAGTGGGCGCTACCGGCGAGCTGCAAAACCCCGACGAGCGCGCCCGCATGGACGCCCTGGCCGCCGAAGCCGCGCTTAAAAAGACGGCCAAGGAATTCGGCAAAGACCTGTCGTTTCCGGCTTCTGACGCTGCCACCAAGACCCTGCGCTACAAGCAAGACCGGGTGCACGACTTCGCCTGGTTTGCCGACAAGCGCTTTAATGTGCTGAAAGGCAGCGTGACCCTGCCCTCGGGCCGGGCCGTTACCTCGTGGGTGCTGTTCACCAACAAGGAGGCGGAAAAATGGATTAAGGGCCTGCAGGACGTCAACGACGCCCTCACCTACTACTCGCAGTGGGTGGGCGAGTACCCCTACACGGCCGCCACCGCCGTGGACGGCGCCCTGAGCGCCGGCTCCGGCATGGAATACCCCATGGTGACCGTGACCGAGCCCGACGCCATAGTGCACGAGGTGGGCCACAACTGGTTTTACGGCGTTCTGGGCAGCAACGAGCGCGACTTCCCGTGGATGGACGAGGGCGTGAACAGCTACGAGCAGCTCCGGGTAGAAGCCCGCGAAAACCCGCAAAACGGTTTGCTGCAGGGCATTTATAAAAATAAGCGTGCCGCCAGCGCGCTGGGCGTGGAGGGGCTGCCCGGCAGCGCCCTCAACCAGGTGCCGTACCAGGTAATGGCCAGCCGGGGCCTCGACCAGCCGGTGCAGGGCCCCACGTCGGCCGCCTTCGGGCAGAATAATTACGGCATAATCGTGTACTTCAAAACGGCGGCGCTGCTCAGGTACCTGGCCGGCTACCTGGGTCAGGAGAAGTTCGACGCCGCCATGCACGCCTACTATGCCAAGTGGCAGTTCAAGCACCCCTACCCCGAGGATATGGAGGCGGTATTTGAGGAAAGCACGGGCCAGAAGCTGGATTGGTTTTTCCGCGAAATGCTGACCAATACCCGCGAATACAACGCCGACATTTTTGCCACGCAGCAAATTGGCGACGTCGTGAAAGTGCTGGTCCGGACCGATTCGCCGGTACTCTGGGCCGTGCCCGTTTCCACGGTAGATGCCCAGAGCAAGGTGCTCCAAACGCTCTGGACGCCGCCCTTCGGCAACCCCGAAGACGACGCCGAAGCCCAGCTCGACTTCCGCCGGGAAAACGTGGCCGCCGTGGTGGTCGACGCCGAATACGTCACCCCCGAGCTTAACCGCCGCGACGACCGCCTGCTGCTCGGCGATGGCAACTTCCGGCGCTGGGAGCCCGTGCGCCTGCAGCCGCTGGTCGGCGTAGAGCGCTGGGACCGTTCCTTCATCAACTGGGCGCCGGTGCTCGGGGCCAATACATCCGACAAGTTCATGCTCGGCGCGGCCTTCTATAACAATCCGCTGCAAATCAAGAAGGTGCAGTACCTGGCCATGCCCATGTACAGCTTCAACCGCAACGAGCTCAACGGCATTGCGTCCCTCAAGCTCAACGTGCTGCCCGCACGCGGCAGCCGCCAGGTGATTACGGGCGTCTTGGTGCAGCGCTTCGAGCGCTACCTGAAGCTGGAGCCCAGCATCACGGTGGTGCTGCCCCACTCGGCCTACGACCAGCCCCAGCACCAAGTGAAAATAGCCCTCACCTCCGTGGACGACCAGGACCGGGGCGTGAACAACATTACCACCGTGGAGTACGGCGTGCATGCCGGCAATGCCCTGCAAAGTTGGGCGGCCCAGGTTGAGCTAAACCAGCTCGACAATACGTCTAAGGGCGCTGAGTTTAGCGGCACGGCGTTGCTGCTGCGGGCCGAGGCCAGCTACGAGCGGTATTACTCTCCCGAGAAGCGCGTGTCGGTGCGCCTGTTTGGCGGGCGCTTTCTGAATCAGACCCGGGACGACGTGTTCTTCCTCGGCCTCAGCGGCAGCCCCGACTACCGGCGCCAAACCGCCTTCCTGGACCGCCAGCAGATTTCTCACACCGTCACGGCCCAATTGCACCAGACCGACAATCGCGACGGCGCTTTCAAGGCCTATGTGCCCGCCACGAGCGGCAAATGGCTCAGCACGCTCAACCTAAAGGCCGACTTGCCGGTAACGCGCCTTGCCTTATTCGGCGATTTTGGGGCCACCGCCGAGCGCCAGGTAGTGGAAGGCCGGCCAGCCCAACGGCTCTTTTACGACGCCGGTGTGGTGGTGCCGGTTATCCGCAACGTTTTTGAGCTGTACCTGCCCGTAGCCGGCTCGCAGTACCAAAACGGCCTGCCCAACAGCCGCCAGGATTTCACCGACCGCATTCGCTTCGTCCTGAACCTCACCGAAGCGAATCCCTTCCGGCTGCTGGACCAAAAATTAGCTCAATAA
- a CDS encoding fructose-6-phosphate aldolase, with the protein MYIIKVKGKAKIPDYIQLRDEAFVLIAYFRADRPLKDLHRYGLEGKESELAAVIAELEFGKLRPLAI; encoded by the coding sequence ATGTACATCATCAAGGTAAAAGGCAAGGCCAAAATCCCCGATTACATTCAGTTACGGGACGAAGCCTTCGTGCTCATTGCGTACTTCCGGGCCGACCGGCCGCTCAAGGACTTGCACCGCTACGGGCTCGAAGGCAAGGAAAGCGAGCTGGCCGCCGTGATTGCAGAACTCGAATTTGGCAAGCTGCGGCCCCTGGCAATCTGA
- a CDS encoding type 1 glutamine amidotransferase, with product MPDEGPGHAADWLAAHGHSLTFTRLFEANPAFPALAEFDGLLILGGAMSVHDEAKFPWLREEKAFIKEVLRAGKVTLAICLGAQLVAQELGAEVRPNAEPEIGFWTVRFSAKALEHPLLRGWPEKAGVLHWHVDTFTVPPGAIRVGMSAGCATQGFVWGDGIIGLQFHPEFTVEMVEKLMQFENHEAAEEQEFVQTAEQIRAKLKSVWKGRKLLESLLANLVAVHEGELLSF from the coding sequence ATGCCCGACGAAGGCCCGGGCCACGCGGCCGACTGGCTGGCGGCGCACGGCCATTCGCTCACTTTTACACGATTATTTGAGGCGAATCCGGCATTCCCGGCACTGGCTGAGTTTGATGGGCTGCTCATCCTCGGTGGGGCCATGAGCGTGCACGACGAAGCCAAATTCCCCTGGCTGCGTGAGGAGAAAGCCTTCATCAAGGAAGTATTGCGGGCCGGTAAAGTGACGCTGGCCATCTGCCTGGGCGCGCAGTTGGTAGCCCAGGAGCTCGGAGCCGAGGTGCGGCCCAATGCAGAGCCGGAAATCGGTTTTTGGACGGTGCGCTTCTCTGCCAAGGCGCTGGAACACCCACTGTTGCGCGGCTGGCCAGAGAAAGCGGGGGTGCTTCATTGGCATGTCGATACGTTTACGGTACCGCCGGGGGCTATCCGGGTGGGCATGTCGGCGGGCTGTGCCACGCAGGGTTTTGTGTGGGGCGATGGTATTATTGGCCTCCAGTTTCACCCCGAGTTCACGGTGGAAATGGTGGAGAAGCTGATGCAGTTTGAAAACCACGAAGCGGCCGAAGAGCAAGAATTTGTGCAGACTGCCGAGCAGATTCGGGCCAAGCTCAAATCGGTTTGGAAGGGCCGCAAGCTGCTGGAGTCGCTGCTTGCGAATCTGGTGGCTGTGCATGAGGGGGAACTGCTCTCCTTTTAA
- a CDS encoding DegT/DnrJ/EryC1/StrS family aminotransferase produces the protein MADFFYPLHLILPAPPSPIHLLDLAAEHAAMQSALDEALREVMASAAFIQGPAVSHFATELGEYLGGAHVIPCANGTDALTLALLSLQLPAGAEVIVPAFTYVATLEAAALLGLRPVLVDVLPTTFNIDPAAAEAAITPRTGAIVAVHLFGQCADLEALHAISARHGVALIEDNAQAIGATFDFANGQQSAAGTVGEVGTTSFFPSKNLGALGDGGALLTRDATRADLLRQLANHGQTQKYHHQHIGLNSRLDTLQAALLRVKLQHLPAATAARQAVAARYDAALAGMAGLHIPTRDARSSHVFHQYTITLAEPGRRDDLQHFLQRCGVPTMVYYPLPVHAQPAYAYLEYQAGQFPVAERLCGLVLSLPIHPRLTEEQQEYIIACLGIFFGR, from the coding sequence TTGGCCGACTTTTTTTACCCGCTGCATTTGATACTCCCGGCTCCTCCCTCTCCTATTCACCTGCTCGATTTAGCGGCGGAGCATGCGGCCATGCAGTCGGCGCTGGACGAGGCCCTGCGCGAGGTAATGGCATCGGCGGCGTTCATCCAGGGGCCGGCAGTGAGCCACTTTGCCACGGAGCTGGGCGAGTACCTGGGCGGCGCTCACGTGATTCCCTGTGCCAATGGCACCGATGCGCTTACCCTGGCCCTGCTGAGCTTGCAGTTGCCAGCGGGGGCCGAAGTCATTGTTCCCGCCTTTACCTACGTAGCCACGCTGGAGGCTGCAGCGTTACTCGGCCTGCGCCCCGTGCTGGTGGATGTGCTGCCTACTACGTTCAACATTGACCCGGCGGCGGCGGAAGCCGCCATCACCCCCCGCACGGGCGCTATCGTGGCGGTGCATTTGTTTGGGCAATGCGCCGATTTGGAAGCCTTGCACGCCATATCTGCCCGCCACGGCGTGGCCCTTATTGAAGATAATGCGCAAGCTATCGGGGCAACGTTTGATTTTGCCAACGGTCAGCAATCGGCGGCCGGAACTGTGGGCGAAGTGGGCACCACGTCCTTCTTTCCCTCCAAAAACCTGGGAGCCCTGGGCGACGGCGGTGCCCTGCTCACCCGCGATGCTACCCGCGCCGACCTGCTCCGCCAGTTGGCCAACCACGGCCAGACCCAGAAATACCACCACCAGCACATTGGGCTGAACTCCCGCCTCGACACCCTGCAAGCCGCCCTGCTGCGGGTGAAGCTGCAGCACCTGCCCGCAGCTACCGCAGCCCGCCAGGCCGTAGCGGCCCGCTACGATGCCGCCCTGGCGGGTATGGCTGGCCTGCACATCCCGACCCGGGACGCGCGCAGCAGCCACGTTTTTCATCAGTACACCATTACGCTGGCCGAGCCGGGTCGCCGCGATGATTTGCAGCACTTTCTCCAGCGCTGCGGGGTGCCCACCATGGTTTATTACCCGCTGCCTGTGCACGCGCAGCCGGCCTATGCCTACCTGGAATACCAAGCTGGGCAGTTTCCCGTGGCAGAGCGGCTGTGCGGGTTGGTGCTGTCGCTGCCCATTCATCCGCGGCTGACGGAGGAGCAGCAGGAGTACATTATTGCGTGCCTGGGCATTTTCTTTGGGCGTTAA